In a genomic window of Occallatibacter riparius:
- a CDS encoding glucoamylase family protein: protein MATLSLAGALPLSALDAFAGQAQAAQPAPPIPEPLSPQDDQFLNDLEHANFLFFWEQANPQTGLIKDRCNVRENDNSLAASIASVGFGLTAICIGHKRGFIGYEDARRRVVQTLSFIWHKLPTHRGFFYHFANINTGERVWDSEVSSVDTAMMLCGALMCHQYFDDKDIRDMSHAIFDRVEWNWLAEDTALLSHGWTPEMGFIHSRWDYYSELMMMYLLGMGSVSHPLPSDAWFAWKRRVFEYDGLRYIGSFAPLFVHQYSQAWFDFRNKRDKFADYFQNSVIATEVHRRFCIELNPQYSDYSNALWGITASDSARGYVAWGGPPAMGPIDGTVVPAAAGGSIPFLPGACMRVLRTIHDRYPNAWCRYGFVDAFNPLTNWYDTDVVGIDTGITMLMAENARTGFVWDVFMKNVEATRGMDAAGFKPYTPPPLHLE from the coding sequence ATGGCTACCCTTTCCCTTGCGGGGGCGCTGCCTTTGAGCGCTCTGGATGCGTTTGCCGGTCAGGCGCAGGCCGCGCAGCCGGCCCCGCCTATTCCCGAGCCACTCTCACCCCAAGATGACCAGTTCCTCAATGACCTGGAGCATGCCAACTTCCTCTTCTTCTGGGAACAGGCGAACCCGCAGACGGGTCTGATCAAGGACCGCTGCAACGTGCGGGAGAACGACAACAGCCTTGCCGCCAGCATTGCCTCAGTCGGGTTTGGCCTGACGGCTATCTGCATCGGCCATAAGCGTGGCTTTATCGGATATGAGGACGCGCGGCGACGGGTGGTTCAGACACTCTCGTTCATTTGGCACAAACTGCCCACGCATCGGGGATTCTTCTATCACTTCGCCAACATTAATACCGGGGAGCGCGTTTGGGACTCCGAAGTGTCTTCGGTCGATACGGCCATGATGCTTTGCGGTGCTCTCATGTGCCACCAGTACTTCGACGACAAAGACATTCGCGATATGTCCCATGCGATCTTCGATCGTGTGGAGTGGAACTGGCTGGCGGAAGACACTGCCCTGCTGTCACATGGCTGGACGCCGGAGATGGGCTTCATCCACTCGCGCTGGGACTACTACAGTGAACTGATGATGATGTACCTGCTGGGCATGGGCTCCGTTTCACATCCGCTGCCGAGTGACGCCTGGTTCGCATGGAAACGGCGAGTTTTCGAGTACGATGGCCTGCGGTATATCGGGTCTTTTGCGCCTCTGTTCGTTCACCAGTACTCGCAGGCGTGGTTCGACTTTCGCAACAAGCGGGACAAATTCGCTGACTACTTCCAGAACTCGGTTATCGCCACGGAAGTGCATCGGAGGTTCTGCATCGAGCTGAATCCACAATATTCCGACTACAGCAACGCTCTGTGGGGTATTACCGCATCGGACTCGGCCCGTGGGTATGTGGCTTGGGGCGGACCGCCGGCGATGGGTCCGATCGATGGAACGGTGGTTCCCGCTGCCGCCGGCGGATCAATTCCCTTTTTGCCGGGCGCTTGCATGAGGGTACTGCGCACCATTCACGACAGGTATCCCAACGCATGGTGCCGCTACGGGTTCGTCGACGCGTTCAACCCCCTCACGAATTGGTATGACACAGATGTGGTGGGGATTGATACTGGAATCACCATGCTAATGGCGGAGAACGCTCGGACGGGATTTGTCTGGGATGTGTTCATGAAGAACGTTGAGGCCACCCGAGGCATGGATGCGGCGGGTTTCAAGCCCTATACGCCTCCGCCCTTGCATCTTGAGTAG
- a CDS encoding ABC transporter ATP-binding protein — translation MPSKIDEKKDCGTSVDEAQPREGGAWAERIRALKNVPPVLHFVWESGPSVVFWNITIRIVVAFLPVGIGIIGRFIIDGVNRLRMQQPLPAHFWWLVGSEMALAVLTGILTRSVDYFDNLLADRYTHHVSVEVMRKAAALDVTVYEDPVFYDRLERARVQATDRLAMIQQMGRLIQQSVTAIAFSIVLIKYSPFLLLLLVAGILPAFLGESHFAFLTYAKNFRQTPLRRQMDYLRQVGGSKEAAKELKLFNLSEYLTNRFSALSQTIYEQNVALNRRRLFWGGILAIIGQLGYYAAYGYSIWRTIQGRYSIGDLTLITTAIMQAMGNIQQAFSTASGVADQALFLTDLLAFFEMKPRVQNKEGGFKVPRPIRHGFEFRNVSFTYPGTERRILKNFNFFLEPGERIALIGENGQGKTTVVKLITRLYDPSEGQILLDGVDLREYDLDDLHAEMGVIFQDFMRYEMTARENIAVGRVEVPHTEEEIRYAAEKSLAASVVGKLHGGYEQMLGRRFEGGVDLSGGEWQRIALARAYLRDAQLLILDEPTAALDARSELEVFERFAELTEGKMALLISHRFSTVRMADRIVVLEGGRLVEEGNHSQLMALGGRYAAMFEMQAASYR, via the coding sequence ATGCCTTCCAAGATCGACGAGAAGAAAGATTGCGGCACCAGTGTGGATGAAGCTCAGCCACGCGAAGGCGGCGCGTGGGCGGAACGCATTCGTGCGTTGAAGAACGTCCCTCCCGTCCTGCATTTTGTCTGGGAATCCGGTCCCTCCGTCGTCTTCTGGAACATCACCATCCGCATCGTGGTGGCGTTTTTGCCCGTCGGCATCGGCATCATCGGCCGTTTCATCATCGACGGGGTGAACCGCCTGCGCATGCAGCAGCCGCTGCCTGCACACTTCTGGTGGCTTGTGGGCAGCGAGATGGCGCTCGCGGTCCTGACTGGCATCCTCACGCGCTCTGTCGACTACTTTGACAACCTGCTTGCCGATCGCTACACGCATCACGTGAGCGTCGAGGTGATGCGCAAGGCTGCGGCGCTCGACGTTACGGTGTACGAAGATCCCGTGTTCTACGATCGGCTGGAGCGCGCGCGGGTTCAGGCTACCGACCGGCTTGCAATGATCCAGCAGATGGGCCGGTTGATTCAGCAGTCGGTCACTGCGATTGCGTTCTCGATCGTTCTCATCAAGTATTCGCCGTTCCTGCTCCTGCTGCTGGTCGCCGGAATTCTTCCAGCATTCCTTGGCGAAAGCCACTTTGCGTTTCTGACCTATGCGAAGAACTTCCGTCAGACTCCGCTGCGCCGCCAAATGGACTATCTGCGCCAGGTGGGCGGCAGCAAGGAAGCTGCGAAGGAACTCAAGCTTTTCAATCTGAGCGAGTACCTTACGAATCGCTTCTCCGCGCTGTCGCAGACCATATACGAGCAGAACGTGGCGCTCAACAGACGGCGGCTGTTCTGGGGTGGGATTCTCGCTATCATCGGCCAGCTTGGCTACTACGCCGCTTACGGCTATAGCATCTGGCGCACGATCCAGGGCCGCTACAGCATTGGCGACCTCACGCTCATCACCACCGCAATCATGCAGGCGATGGGTAATATTCAACAGGCTTTCTCGACAGCATCCGGCGTGGCCGACCAGGCTCTGTTCCTTACGGACCTGCTGGCGTTCTTCGAGATGAAGCCGCGGGTGCAAAACAAGGAAGGTGGCTTCAAGGTCCCGCGTCCCATCCGCCACGGATTCGAGTTCAGGAACGTGTCTTTCACTTATCCGGGCACCGAGCGCCGTATCCTCAAGAACTTCAACTTCTTCCTCGAGCCGGGCGAGCGGATTGCCCTAATTGGTGAAAATGGCCAGGGCAAGACGACTGTCGTGAAACTCATCACGCGGCTTTACGATCCCTCCGAGGGTCAGATACTGCTCGATGGCGTTGACCTTCGCGAGTATGACCTGGACGACCTGCACGCCGAGATGGGCGTGATCTTTCAGGACTTCATGCGGTACGAGATGACCGCGCGGGAAAACATTGCTGTGGGGCGTGTCGAGGTTCCTCACACGGAAGAGGAGATCCGCTACGCTGCCGAGAAGAGTCTTGCCGCCAGCGTGGTGGGCAAGCTTCATGGCGGCTATGAACAGATGCTCGGCCGGCGGTTCGAAGGCGGCGTGGACCTATCGGGCGGCGAATGGCAGCGCATCGCTCTCGCGCGCGCTTACCTCCGCGATGCGCAGCTCCTCATTCTCGATGAGCCTACTGCCGCGCTGGATGCACGGAGCGAGTTGGAAGTGTTCGAGCGCTTCGCCGAACTTACTGAAGGCAAGATGGCGCTGCTCATCTCGCATCGATTCTCGACCGTTCGCATGGCTGACCGCATTGTCGTTCTCGAAGGCGGCCGCCTGGTTGAAGAAGGAAACCACTCGCAGCTGATGGCTCTCGGCGGCCGCTATGCGGCTATGTTCGAAATGCAGGCAGCCAGTTACCGTTGA
- a CDS encoding glucoamylase family protein translates to MTDTVTILDPQYSIPAEAREALMKAAGAAARWNVTLRPNKPGSFRRRVAAARSAVQNLEHELAKLPESINDSDHRIIGLLDLRGNPRVLRSAVTGVEPKPRERDALPRVTITEHQDEPRVATLSATYLLAIKGQPDAVTFPIYLRELQAHEPLTLDEIWSIPAYLRFCMLEAILAESETALRDRSNEADVRVQRLFSGLRDLGNIDWSGVLEPLIVFDAILRKDPTGTYSKMDFETRDMYRTRVAFMARHSDCTELQVAEKALDLAIEASHQPYKDPRIQQRCSHIGYHLVSRGISRLAERINFHAPPSYRIRSAIRANADDVYITGIELITIFFIAVMLFPLLPSYPVFPKLAITFVLMIMPVMQCAVELMNNSITAIFDAEPLAKMDYAQAIPNECATLVAVPTLLLNEKQVRDLVDELEVRYLANRDPNLHFALLTDLPDSVSKPHEKDSNPLVDLAIQLINGLNARYGSAHKGGFLFLHRHRIFNIRQGVWMGWERKRGKLLDLNKLLVGEYDAFPIKAGRLDVLNNIRYILTLDSDTQLPRGTAARMVGAIAHPLNQAIIDPKLRIVVEGYGILQPRVGVSVSSASRTRLASLYSGQAGFDVYARAVSDAYQDLYGEGIFTGKGIYEVSALHAVLNKRFPRNSLLSHDLIEGAYARAGLVTDVEVIDDYPSHYSAYTRRKHRWVRGDWQIAQWMFARVPDESGKLTASPISTVSRWKIFDNLRRSLVEPFTFILFVAGWLWLPGGPLYWTILLFMLFMFPTIVQFAFGVGRAIVSKREGAVSQALEGSGEATLLALLNLSFLPHQAMLEIDAVVRALIRRFITGERLLEWETAAEAESQTRKLTPVDRYLALMPLVACVLAVIVYFFAHQRFAFLVAAPMLLLWCMSAVLTAWLNRPPQEAVKINAADRSLLFCHALRIWRYFHEFGTERHNYLIPDNVEENGLFEAARVSPTNVGLLLNSRQAAVEFGFLCLPEFAHLTEESLATIGRLEKHRGHLYNWYDTHTCAPLEANPFVSSVDSGNFVASLYTLHTGTLSLLRKPLVSRTLFTALTPYWEMAQHQGKLSGPIAKLAMPSSNASLSDWLNWAVNSQEAFRASSVLGLKDAWWQQEMHKRIDAILHVVRNYVPWLDPRFAQLRETPEFGITPESDHLNVDDAAAFCVKLQKTLYQAPVATNARQVLAAQLREMLPNTARNLNDLSLRLRGIAQQAERFAEETDFSFLISPARRILSIGYDVRKQRVHEACYDMLASEARTATFLAIARGDIGQQSWFRLGRDFTFAFGTHVLMSWTGTMFEYLMPALWMRRYPNTLLSDTVTGAVRVQQAFARSLGLPWGISESGSSRKDDAGHYSYHAYGVPHLALSFEATAGPVVSPYSTFLALGVDLEESIRNLRRMASAGWVGAFGFYESVDYSTGIHNGEIVREWMAHHQGMSLLALLNCLCDDVVQHWFHSNALVQSAELLLHEVPRSKAALRAMMKDFAFVRQKYADAA, encoded by the coding sequence ATGACAGATACTGTGACCATTCTCGACCCGCAGTACTCGATTCCCGCCGAAGCGCGCGAGGCCTTGATGAAGGCTGCCGGCGCGGCGGCGCGCTGGAACGTCACTCTGCGCCCCAATAAGCCCGGCTCGTTCAGACGCCGAGTTGCAGCAGCGCGGTCTGCGGTGCAGAACCTTGAACACGAGTTGGCGAAGTTGCCGGAGTCAATCAACGACAGCGATCACCGGATCATTGGGCTGCTGGATCTGCGCGGTAATCCCCGCGTACTGCGTTCGGCCGTGACCGGTGTGGAGCCCAAACCTCGCGAGCGCGATGCGCTGCCCCGCGTCACCATTACCGAGCATCAGGACGAGCCTCGGGTGGCTACTTTGTCCGCGACATATCTGCTCGCCATCAAGGGCCAACCTGATGCCGTCACCTTCCCGATCTATCTCCGCGAATTGCAGGCACACGAGCCTCTCACGCTGGATGAGATTTGGAGCATTCCGGCATACCTGCGTTTCTGCATGCTCGAAGCGATCCTCGCTGAATCCGAAACAGCACTGCGTGACCGCAGCAATGAAGCAGATGTGCGGGTGCAGCGTCTTTTCTCAGGCTTGCGGGATCTTGGAAACATCGACTGGTCCGGTGTGCTTGAACCATTGATTGTCTTCGATGCAATTCTGCGCAAGGATCCGACCGGCACGTATTCAAAGATGGACTTTGAGACGCGGGACATGTACCGCACTCGTGTCGCGTTCATGGCTCGCCACTCGGACTGCACGGAGTTACAGGTCGCGGAGAAGGCGCTCGATCTGGCCATCGAAGCTTCGCATCAGCCATACAAGGACCCCCGCATACAGCAGCGTTGCAGCCACATCGGATATCACTTGGTGAGCCGCGGCATCTCGCGGCTGGCAGAGCGCATCAACTTCCACGCGCCGCCCTCTTATCGCATTCGGTCGGCAATTCGCGCTAATGCAGATGATGTTTACATCACGGGGATCGAGCTCATCACCATCTTCTTCATTGCTGTGATGCTGTTCCCGCTGCTGCCTAGCTATCCAGTATTTCCCAAGCTGGCCATTACATTCGTGCTCATGATCATGCCGGTGATGCAGTGCGCGGTCGAGTTGATGAACAACTCCATCACGGCGATTTTTGACGCCGAGCCGCTGGCCAAAATGGACTATGCGCAGGCCATTCCCAATGAGTGCGCCACGCTGGTTGCAGTGCCAACGCTGCTGCTGAACGAGAAGCAGGTACGCGATCTTGTGGATGAGCTCGAGGTCCGATATCTTGCCAATCGCGACCCGAACCTGCATTTCGCGCTTCTAACTGACCTACCGGACTCTGTCAGCAAGCCGCACGAAAAGGATTCGAATCCTCTGGTCGATCTCGCCATTCAACTCATTAACGGCTTGAATGCGCGCTACGGCTCCGCCCACAAAGGCGGATTCCTCTTCTTGCATCGCCATCGAATCTTCAATATCCGGCAAGGCGTTTGGATGGGATGGGAGCGCAAGCGCGGCAAGCTGCTCGACCTGAATAAGCTTCTCGTCGGCGAGTATGACGCATTTCCGATCAAGGCGGGCCGCCTTGATGTGCTTAACAATATTCGCTACATCCTCACGCTCGATTCCGATACGCAACTTCCGCGCGGCACTGCGGCCAGAATGGTCGGCGCCATTGCACATCCTCTGAATCAGGCCATCATCGATCCCAAGCTGCGCATCGTGGTCGAAGGCTATGGCATCCTGCAGCCGCGCGTTGGCGTCAGCGTCAGTTCGGCTTCGCGCACGCGCCTGGCGTCGCTTTACTCGGGGCAGGCTGGATTCGATGTCTATGCGCGCGCTGTGTCCGATGCCTACCAGGATCTCTATGGTGAAGGCATCTTTACCGGCAAAGGCATCTATGAGGTCTCTGCGCTTCACGCAGTGCTGAACAAGCGGTTCCCACGCAATTCCCTGCTCAGCCATGACCTTATTGAGGGCGCATACGCGCGGGCCGGCCTGGTTACGGACGTGGAAGTTATTGACGATTATCCTTCGCATTACAGCGCCTACACGCGCCGTAAGCATCGCTGGGTTCGCGGCGATTGGCAGATTGCGCAATGGATGTTCGCGCGCGTTCCTGACGAGTCCGGCAAACTGACGGCCAGCCCGATTTCAACTGTATCGCGCTGGAAGATCTTCGATAACCTGCGGCGCTCGCTGGTAGAGCCGTTCACATTCATTTTGTTTGTGGCGGGCTGGCTGTGGCTGCCCGGTGGTCCACTTTACTGGACCATCCTGCTGTTTATGCTGTTCATGTTTCCAACGATCGTGCAGTTTGCGTTCGGAGTGGGGCGGGCAATCGTCAGCAAGCGGGAAGGTGCGGTGTCACAGGCTCTGGAAGGTTCTGGCGAGGCGACACTGCTGGCGCTTCTCAACTTGTCGTTCCTGCCGCACCAGGCGATGCTTGAGATCGACGCCGTCGTACGAGCTTTGATCCGCCGGTTTATCACCGGGGAGCGTCTGTTGGAATGGGAGACCGCGGCGGAGGCCGAGTCGCAAACGCGCAAGCTCACGCCAGTCGACCGCTATCTCGCGCTCATGCCGCTCGTCGCTTGTGTGCTGGCTGTCATTGTTTACTTCTTCGCGCATCAGCGCTTCGCGTTCCTTGTGGCCGCGCCGATGCTTCTGCTCTGGTGCATGTCTGCGGTTTTGACGGCATGGTTGAACCGGCCACCACAGGAAGCAGTGAAGATCAACGCTGCGGACCGGAGCCTTTTGTTCTGTCACGCGCTCCGCATCTGGCGTTACTTTCATGAGTTTGGAACGGAGCGACACAACTACCTCATTCCCGATAACGTAGAAGAGAACGGCTTGTTCGAAGCAGCGCGCGTGTCACCGACCAATGTTGGGCTGCTGCTCAACTCGCGGCAAGCCGCGGTTGAATTTGGCTTCCTGTGTCTGCCCGAATTCGCTCACCTCACGGAAGAGAGCCTCGCCACAATTGGTCGCCTAGAGAAACACCGCGGACACCTTTACAACTGGTACGACACTCACACGTGCGCGCCTCTGGAGGCCAACCCGTTTGTCTCTTCGGTAGATAGCGGGAACTTTGTCGCTTCACTCTACACGCTGCACACCGGAACGCTGTCGCTGCTGCGGAAGCCGCTCGTATCGCGCACGTTGTTTACCGCCTTAACACCCTATTGGGAAATGGCGCAGCACCAAGGCAAGCTTTCCGGCCCCATCGCAAAGCTCGCAATGCCCAGTTCTAATGCGAGTTTGTCGGACTGGTTGAACTGGGCGGTGAATTCACAGGAGGCGTTCCGCGCGTCCTCAGTGCTTGGGCTTAAGGATGCCTGGTGGCAGCAGGAGATGCACAAGAGGATCGATGCGATCCTGCATGTGGTCCGCAACTATGTTCCGTGGCTCGATCCTAGATTTGCGCAGCTCCGCGAGACCCCAGAATTCGGAATCACCCCTGAATCCGATCACCTCAACGTCGATGATGCGGCTGCGTTTTGCGTTAAGCTTCAGAAGACGCTGTATCAGGCGCCAGTGGCGACCAATGCGCGCCAGGTGCTCGCAGCGCAACTGCGCGAGATGCTGCCTAACACGGCCCGGAATCTGAACGATCTATCCCTAAGGCTGCGGGGAATTGCTCAGCAAGCTGAACGGTTTGCGGAAGAGACAGACTTCAGCTTTCTCATCAGCCCCGCTCGTCGCATTCTCTCGATCGGCTATGACGTGCGCAAGCAGCGTGTACATGAAGCCTGTTACGACATGCTTGCTTCAGAAGCGCGAACTGCAACCTTTCTGGCCATTGCGCGTGGCGATATCGGCCAGCAGAGTTGGTTCCGTTTAGGACGCGATTTCACATTCGCGTTTGGAACGCATGTCTTGATGTCGTGGACGGGAACGATGTTCGAGTACTTGATGCCGGCGCTGTGGATGCGACGGTACCCGAACACTCTCCTCTCCGACACAGTGACGGGCGCGGTCCGCGTGCAGCAAGCTTTTGCGCGGTCGTTGGGATTGCCGTGGGGGATCTCGGAGTCGGGCTCGTCGCGCAAAGACGACGCCGGTCACTACAGCTATCACGCGTACGGAGTGCCGCATCTCGCGCTCTCATTCGAGGCAACTGCAGGGCCCGTAGTGTCGCCCTACTCGACGTTCCTCGCGCTCGGCGTAGATCTCGAAGAATCGATACGCAACTTGCGCCGCATGGCTTCGGCAGGTTGGGTGGGCGCATTCGGTTTCTACGAGTCGGTCGACTATTCGACGGGTATCCACAATGGAGAAATTGTCCGCGAGTGGATGGCTCATCATCAGGGTATGTCGCTGCTCGCATTGCTTAATTGCCTCTGCGATGACGTCGTGCAGCACTGGTTCCATTCGAACGCGCTGGTTCAATCAGCAGAACTGCTGCTGCATGAAGTGCCACGTAGCAAGGCCGCTCTCAGAGCGATGATGAAGGACTTCGCCTTTGTTCGGCAGAAGTACGCTGACGCAGCATAG
- a CDS encoding GH39 family glycosyl hydrolase, with the protein MTRWRAAVMTLVFCLPSQAIGAQARESITIDSQAATTPFPHFWEQMFGSGRAILTLRESYRDDLRAVKRVADFKYVRFHAILHDEVGVYNEDEHGNPVYNFSYVDQIYDGLLKNDVRPFVEISFMPKKLAFNPDALHPFWYKQNVSPPKSMERWDDLMKHFAQHLVDRYGVDEVAQWYFEVWNEPNIDFWNGIPRDRSYFDLYAHTARDLKAVNPRLRVGGPATAAAAWVSDFLKFTSENHIPVDFVSTHGYADDTTLDLFGKDLAIPMDERVCRAVQKVRDEIKHSSTPDLPLFWTEWNVQGMKESRDTIFVGPGLANTIRQCDGQVNVMSWWTFSDVFEEGGPIPRPFIGMFGLRAKGGINKPSYYAYGLLHDLGDQRIANESKNVIATKTPGAGLAIALWNLVDPDAQGGPRNVDLTFAHMSPNAHLSIERIDQEHGDVLHYYKAMGSPEDPTPAQVEQLNRESSLSPPQQTTLHDGKLSLTLSPNSLVLIKVRP; encoded by the coding sequence ATGACGCGCTGGCGAGCTGCAGTTATGACCCTCGTGTTTTGCCTGCCTTCGCAAGCAATAGGTGCGCAGGCACGAGAAAGCATTACCATCGATTCGCAGGCGGCGACTACTCCATTCCCGCACTTCTGGGAGCAGATGTTCGGATCCGGCCGCGCAATCCTCACTCTTCGTGAGAGCTATCGGGACGATCTGCGCGCCGTGAAAAGGGTCGCCGACTTCAAATATGTTCGATTCCACGCTATCCTGCACGACGAAGTGGGAGTTTACAACGAGGACGAGCATGGCAATCCTGTCTACAACTTCTCTTACGTCGATCAGATCTACGACGGCCTCCTGAAGAATGACGTTCGACCTTTCGTCGAGATCAGCTTCATGCCGAAGAAGCTGGCGTTCAATCCGGATGCCCTGCATCCGTTCTGGTACAAGCAGAATGTGTCACCGCCGAAAAGCATGGAACGCTGGGATGATCTCATGAAGCACTTCGCGCAGCACCTGGTCGACCGCTACGGAGTCGACGAGGTGGCGCAGTGGTACTTCGAAGTCTGGAACGAGCCCAACATCGACTTCTGGAATGGCATTCCGCGAGATCGGTCGTACTTCGATCTCTACGCGCACACAGCAAGAGACCTGAAGGCTGTTAATCCGAGACTACGTGTGGGCGGTCCGGCCACGGCGGCAGCCGCGTGGGTGAGCGATTTCCTCAAGTTCACATCTGAGAACCATATTCCGGTCGACTTCGTCTCCACTCACGGATATGCGGATGACACCACACTCGATCTCTTCGGCAAGGACCTCGCTATCCCGATGGACGAGCGCGTTTGCCGGGCAGTACAGAAGGTCCGTGACGAGATCAAACACTCGAGCACGCCCGACCTCCCGCTCTTCTGGACTGAGTGGAACGTGCAGGGCATGAAGGAATCTCGCGACACCATCTTTGTGGGCCCGGGACTGGCAAACACGATTCGCCAGTGCGACGGCCAGGTCAACGTGATGTCGTGGTGGACCTTCTCCGACGTATTCGAAGAGGGTGGTCCTATTCCCAGGCCTTTCATCGGAATGTTTGGATTGCGCGCCAAGGGCGGCATCAACAAGCCAAGTTACTACGCGTATGGACTGCTTCACGATCTCGGCGATCAACGGATCGCGAATGAATCCAAAAATGTGATTGCCACGAAGACGCCCGGCGCCGGACTCGCCATTGCACTCTGGAATCTCGTCGATCCCGATGCGCAAGGCGGCCCACGCAACGTCGACCTGACGTTCGCACATATGTCACCGAACGCGCACCTAAGCATTGAGCGCATCGATCAGGAACACGGCGATGTGCTGCATTATTACAAGGCGATGGGCAGCCCCGAGGATCCGACTCCGGCGCAGGTTGAGCAGTTGAATCGTGAATCTTCGCTATCCCCACCGCAGCAGACAACGCTGCACGATGGCAAGCTGAGCCTGACCCTTTCACCAAACTCACTCGTACTGATTAAAGTGCGACCCTGA
- a CDS encoding MFS transporter has translation MSENEIETTNRSHPPAVIAGFSAWLLDAFDFFLVTFCLTAMAHDFGKTVPQMSWVIAMTMILRPVGGALFGLLADRYGRRIPLMINMGFFAVAGVLTGIVPNYTALLIVRGLFGIVMGGTWGVGASLAMEGAPTHRRGLLSGLLQEGYAAGNVLAAGFYFFCFHSLGWRMLFILSSVPAIPLMLYVLFFVKESAVWKHSKTPRLTWSEQHQEVLRHWRLFVYLLIFMTAMLFASHGTQDLYPTFLERQWHFGPERKAAITAISAVGAILGGLVFGWFSDRAGRRRAIITAFVLAALVIPIWAYAPNQALLITGAFLMQFMVQGAWGVIPAHLSELSPDSVRALLPGFAYQTAGVIASAAPPIEALYAQKTSYGTALALTAIVVFVVASVMAWLGKERHGQRFGAA, from the coding sequence ATGTCCGAAAACGAAATCGAAACAACGAACCGCAGCCATCCACCCGCTGTGATCGCCGGCTTCTCCGCCTGGCTGCTCGACGCGTTCGATTTCTTTTTGGTCACGTTCTGCCTCACCGCGATGGCGCACGATTTCGGCAAGACTGTCCCACAGATGTCGTGGGTGATTGCGATGACCATGATCCTGCGGCCGGTTGGAGGAGCCCTCTTCGGCCTGCTCGCGGACAGGTATGGCCGCCGCATTCCGCTCATGATCAACATGGGCTTTTTCGCCGTCGCGGGCGTGCTTACGGGCATTGTGCCCAACTACACCGCACTCCTCATTGTGCGGGGCCTGTTCGGCATCGTTATGGGCGGCACCTGGGGCGTGGGCGCCTCGCTCGCCATGGAAGGCGCACCGACTCATCGGCGCGGTCTGCTATCAGGCCTGCTGCAAGAGGGCTACGCTGCGGGGAACGTGCTCGCCGCTGGCTTTTACTTCTTCTGCTTTCACAGCCTCGGCTGGCGCATGCTTTTCATCCTGTCGAGCGTGCCGGCAATTCCGCTTATGCTCTACGTCCTGTTCTTCGTGAAGGAATCCGCGGTCTGGAAGCATTCCAAAACGCCCCGGCTTACGTGGTCAGAGCAGCACCAGGAAGTGCTTCGCCATTGGAGGCTCTTCGTTTACCTGCTCATCTTTATGACGGCTATGCTGTTCGCGTCGCACGGCACGCAGGACTTGTACCCCACCTTCCTCGAGCGCCAGTGGCACTTTGGACCCGAGCGCAAGGCCGCGATTACGGCGATTTCGGCTGTGGGAGCGATTCTCGGTGGGCTAGTATTCGGCTGGTTCTCTGATAGAGCAGGACGCCGCCGCGCCATCATTACCGCGTTTGTGCTGGCTGCACTCGTGATTCCCATCTGGGCTTACGCGCCCAACCAGGCGCTGCTCATCACCGGCGCATTCCTCATGCAGTTCATGGTGCAGGGAGCGTGGGGAGTGATCCCAGCACACCTCTCCGAGCTCTCGCCTGACTCCGTTCGAGCATTATTGCCGGGCTTCGCGTATCAGACTGCGGGCGTCATCGCGAGCGCGGCTCCGCCCATTGAGGCGCTTTACGCGCAGAAGACCAGCTATGGCACAGCGCTCGCGCTCACCGCCATTGTTGTCTTTGTCGTTGCTTCGGTCATGGCGTGGCTCGGGAAGGAGCGCCACGGGCAGCGCTTCGGCGCGGCCTAG
- a CDS encoding DUF6496 domain-containing protein, with amino-acid sequence MPEKETVERAKEDLREGKSPTTAAGEFVHEEIQHVREGKHGARSAKQAIAIGLSEARRAGIPLKPPAKGKASASTRQKAERDYEKGQKDPETREKSNARSRAREKVLKREPKSTVSHEALSRQAKSAARKRKTS; translated from the coding sequence ATGCCGGAGAAGGAGACAGTTGAACGGGCGAAAGAAGATCTGCGGGAAGGGAAGTCTCCCACAACCGCAGCGGGCGAGTTTGTCCACGAGGAAATTCAGCATGTGCGCGAAGGAAAGCACGGCGCACGCTCTGCGAAGCAGGCGATAGCCATCGGTTTAAGCGAGGCGCGCCGGGCGGGGATTCCGCTGAAACCGCCTGCGAAGGGCAAGGCGAGCGCATCGACCCGGCAAAAAGCCGAGCGCGATTATGAGAAGGGCCAGAAAGATCCCGAAACCAGGGAGAAGAGCAACGCTCGGAGCCGTGCGCGTGAGAAGGTCTTGAAGCGCGAGCCGAAGTCGACGGTGAGTCACGAGGCGCTGTCACGGCAGGCGAAGAGCGCGGCGCGCAAGCGAAAGACCAGCTAG